One window of the Podospora pseudocomata strain CBS 415.72m chromosome 7, whole genome shotgun sequence genome contains the following:
- a CDS encoding hypothetical protein (COG:S; EggNog:ENOG503NYID), giving the protein MKSFFLASVLAVVASAIPMPAPAPPGIPSKSTAQTQLNALTVKANYDNGGYNRDLFPHWNTVSGACNTRETVLKRDGTNVVTNSACASTSGTWYSPFDGATWTAASDVDIDHMVPLKNAWISGAYQWTAAKRTQFANDLNTPQLWAVTDNVNQAKSDKSPDSWKPPLTSFYCTYAKSWVAVKYSYGLSITSAEKSALTSMINTC; this is encoded by the exons ATGAAGTCTTTCTTCCTCGCTTCGGTCCTCGCGGTGGTGGCGTCTGCCATCCCCATGCCCGCCCCTGCTCCT CCTGGAATCCCCTCCAAGTCTACTGCCCAGACCCAGCTCAACGCCTTGACTGTCAAGGCCAACTATGACAACGGCGGTTACAACCGTGACCTCTTCCCTCACTGGAACACCGTTTCAGGCGCTTGCAACACTCG CGAGACCGTCCTCAAGCGTGACGGCACCAACGTCGTCACCAACTCGGCTTGCGCCTCCACCTCGGGAACATGGTATTCTCCCTTTGACGGCGCGACCTGGACTGCCGCCTCCGACGTCGACATTGACCACATGGTCCCCCTCAAGAACGCCTGGATCTCGGGCGCCTACCAGTGGACCGCCGCCAAGCGGACCCAGTTCGCCAAcgacctcaacaccccccagcTGTGGGCCGTCACCGACAACGTCAACCAGGCAAAGAGCGACAAGAGCCCCGACTCGTGGAAGCCCCCCCTCACCAGCTTCTACTGCACCTACGCCAAGAGCTGGGTCGCCGTCAAGTACTCTTATGGTCTGAGCATCACCAGCGCTGAGAAGAGCGCTCTTACCAGCATGATCAACACTTGCTAA
- a CDS encoding hypothetical protein (EggNog:ENOG503P1HK), translating into MKRILLLCFIHGFKGDDDTFGNFPKHLQDIITNNLPDHEVASVVYPKYETKGELAQSTAAFLEWLKERVMDLRKTHLDNPWPPNDRSVGVILVAHSMGGFVASDCLFRILDERRQDENASGPIFPLIQGILAFDTPYNGLARSMFVYGAFSNYQKVSNVFNVMTALSAAAPATLSRLASKRAVGVATGRIVKRSSSPAWKAWQLIAMRTGTVGVIAAGGVAAYMHRKKIIEGMRTVRSLTKEDVIQGYQQSVDALGQGLAYVNRGNIGESFAYLSDHFTFVGSLLKQNELNRRLERLASLRGVGFSDVFASLGENGKWSGGYFVPERTFCAIPTKDHPAEHLFTRHVIEGAKDEIVAHINLFKPDKNQEYEKMTNDAAQLVINWFNDDAEIWDDPKFAEPIPAESEETQEIAKAVDEEGVAKPPEEAVEIATGEEDQETVDDDVPDESPIDIAAAATLVPLPDDLDGNEGGEKTEASEQKKAYLRHLFGVAQETSTTLRSYLPSKLPSVEMPKMSMPTMPSVGMPSMPSMPSMSIPTRINLFASKKSSDTGSTTAPKTPEDGGMPTGVGEAKNDESDGDASSGGAQPGVVGPVAGGDGITVPK; encoded by the exons ATGAAGAGGATTTTACTGCTTTGTTTTATTCACGGCTTCAAG GGAGACGACGACACGTTTGGCAACTTCCCCAAACACCTCCAAgatatcatcaccaacaacctacCGGATCACGAGGTTGCCTCTGTTGTCTATCCCAAATATGAGACCAAAGGCGAGCTTGCGCAAAGCACCGCTGCCTTTCTGGAATG GCTCAAGGAGCGCGTGATGGACTTGCGCAAGACCCATCTCGACAATCCATGGCCGCCCAACGATCGTAGCGTTGGTGTTATTCTGGTGGCTCATTCCATGGG TGGCTTTGTCGCCAGCGACTGCCTCTTCCGCATCCTCGATGAACGACGACAAGACGAGAACGCGTCCGGTCCCATATTTCCCCTGATTCAAGGCATACTCGCATTCGACACGCCCTACAACGGCCTTGCGCGTTCCATGTTTGTCTACGGCGCCTTTTCCAACTACCAGAAAGTGAGCAATGTGTTCAACGTCATGACGGCTCTCTCGGCTGCCGCACCAGCCACCCTCTCACGCCTCGCCTCCAAACGTGCCGTTGGCGTTGCTACAGGCCGCATCGTCAAGAGATCGTCCAGCCCCGCGTGGAAGGCCTGGCAGCTCATCGCCATGCGCACGGGAACCGTCGGCGTCATTGCTGCTGGCGGAGTGGCCGCCTACATGCACCGCAAAAAGATCATCGAGGGCATGCGTACGGTGCGGAGCCTGACCAAGGAGGACGTGATCCAGGGCTACCAGCAGTCCGTTGATGCGCTCGGCCAGGGGCTCGCGTACGTCAACAGGGGCAACATTGGCGAGTCCTTTGCGTACCTGTCGGACCACTTCACCTTTGTAGGCTCTCTGCTGAAGCAGAATGAGCTCAATCGTCGACTCGAGCGGCTCGCTTCCCTGAGGGGGGTCGGCTTTTCGGATGTGTTTGCGTCTCTCGGCGAAAATGGGAAATGGAGCGGAGGCTACTTCGTGCCGGAGCGAACATTCTGTGCCATACCGACCAAAGACCACCCGGCGGAACATCTGTTCACGAGACATGTTATCGAAGGGGCCAAAGACGAGATTGTAGCACACATCAACCTTTTCAAACCTGATAAGAACCAGGAGTATGAGAAGATGACCAACGACGCCGCACAGCTTGTTATCAACTGGTTCAATGATGATGCCGAGATCTGGGACGATCCAAAGTTTGCAGAGCCCATCCCGGCTGAGTCGGAAGAGACGCAGGAGATTGCTAAAGCcgtcgatgaggagggagtagCGAAACCACccgaggaggcggttgagATAGCCAcaggcgaggaggaccaAGAGACGGTAGACGACGATGTCCCTGATGAATCGCCCATCGACATCGCCGCGGCCGCCACGCTGGTCCCTCTACCGGATGACTTGGACGGCAACGAGGGCGGGGAAAAGACCGAGGCTAGcgagcaaaagaaggccTATCTGCGGCATCTGTTCGGCGTTGCTCAAGAAACGAGCACCACTCTGCGGTCGTATCTGCCGTCGAAACTACCATCGGTTGAGATGCCCAAGATGTCGATGCCGACCATGCCCAGTGTCGGCATGCCCAGTATGCCTTCGATGCCCAGCATGTCGATACCCACGAGAATCAACTTGTTTGCGTCCAAGAAGTCGTCCGATACCGGGTCCACGACCGCACCCAAGACTCCCGAGGACGGCGGCATGCCAACAGGGGTTGGCGAAGCTAAGAATGATGAAAGTGATGGCGATGCCAGCAGCGGGGGGGCTCAACCAGGGGTCGTCGGTCCAGTTgcaggtggtgatgggatcACGGTGCCAAAGTGA